One stretch of Longimicrobiaceae bacterium DNA includes these proteins:
- a CDS encoding glycine betaine ABC transporter substrate-binding protein — translation MIGRVGLVITSLLVLMLCAEWTGAQGEAGRPASSTTPDPVVVASKPFGESYLLAEMFAQLLEAHGIAVERRPGLGATEIAFGALRTGAIDIYPEYTGTGLLAVLHDTLPPEVLARPRQVYAHVAREFAERYDVRWLPPLGFENTYAIAVRPETAEEYGLRTLSDLARRGLELRAGFTPDFIARSDGLAGLIQAYGEGIRPAEIRPLLPALKYRALADGAVDVVDGFSTDGLLERYGLVVLEDDRGFFPPYEAAALLGPRVADRTDVIAALSLLSGRLDEATMRALNRRTEVDGEPVEVVAASALNALGLSSARGLPGAGAALGSPQGSRGESFAAYLWNRRGELLRLGLRHLELVGLALGGAVLVAMPLGLALERGRAASGPALGALGVLQTIPSIALLAFMVPLLGVGVVPAVVALWIYALYPIARGTYTGVREADPAAVEAAEALGMTPMQRLMQVRLPLAAPVIMTGVRTAAVITVGAATLAAFIGAGGLGEPIVQGLAIADSRMILSGALPAAALALIIDGLLGAVERGVRPGHLRGKRG, via the coding sequence ATGATCGGCCGGGTCGGTCTGGTCATCACCTCGCTGCTCGTGTTGATGCTCTGCGCCGAGTGGACGGGTGCACAGGGGGAAGCCGGGCGTCCCGCATCGAGCACGACGCCCGATCCGGTGGTGGTTGCCTCGAAGCCCTTCGGCGAGTCGTACCTTCTCGCGGAGATGTTCGCCCAGCTGCTCGAGGCGCACGGTATCGCCGTCGAGCGGCGGCCTGGCCTCGGCGCCACCGAGATCGCCTTCGGGGCTCTGCGCACCGGTGCCATCGACATCTATCCGGAATACACCGGCACCGGCCTGCTCGCGGTCCTCCACGACACTCTTCCTCCCGAGGTGCTGGCCCGGCCGCGCCAGGTGTACGCCCACGTCGCCCGCGAGTTTGCTGAGCGCTACGACGTCCGATGGCTGCCGCCGCTCGGCTTCGAGAACACCTACGCCATCGCGGTCCGCCCGGAGACCGCTGAAGAATACGGCCTGCGCACGCTGAGCGACCTGGCGCGGCGCGGATTGGAGCTGAGGGCGGGCTTCACCCCGGATTTCATCGCTCGATCCGACGGTCTCGCCGGGCTCATCCAGGCGTACGGGGAGGGGATCCGACCCGCGGAGATCCGGCCGCTGCTGCCCGCGCTCAAATACCGGGCGCTCGCGGATGGTGCGGTGGACGTGGTCGATGGCTTCTCCACCGATGGCCTGCTGGAACGGTACGGCCTGGTGGTCCTGGAGGACGATCGCGGCTTCTTCCCGCCCTACGAGGCGGCCGCGCTCCTCGGTCCACGGGTGGCCGACCGTACGGATGTGATCGCGGCGCTCAGCCTGCTCAGCGGGCGGCTCGACGAGGCGACCATGCGCGCGCTCAACCGGCGGACGGAGGTGGACGGCGAGCCGGTCGAGGTGGTGGCGGCGTCAGCGCTGAACGCGCTGGGATTGTCGTCAGCCCGCGGTCTCCCCGGTGCAGGGGCGGCTCTCGGCTCGCCCCAGGGGAGCCGCGGCGAGTCCTTCGCCGCGTACCTCTGGAATCGGCGCGGGGAGCTGCTGCGCCTCGGCCTGCGACACCTGGAGCTGGTCGGTCTCGCCCTGGGGGGAGCCGTCCTCGTCGCCATGCCCCTGGGTCTGGCCCTGGAGCGAGGGAGAGCGGCGTCGGGACCCGCGCTGGGCGCGCTGGGCGTGCTGCAGACGATCCCCAGCATCGCCCTGCTCGCCTTCATGGTCCCGCTGCTCGGGGTGGGCGTAGTCCCCGCCGTGGTGGCGCTGTGGATCTACGCCCTCTACCCCATTGCCCGCGGCACCTATACGGGCGTGCGCGAGGCCGATCCGGCGGCCGTCGAGGCCGCCGAGGCACTGGGGATGACCCCGATGCAGCGGCTCATGCAGGTGCGCCTGCCGCTGGCGGCGCCCGTCATCATGACTGGTGTGCGTACGGCGGCGGTCATCACCGTGGGTGCGGCGACCCTCGCGGCCTTCATCGGCGCGGGTGGTCTCGGCGAGCCGATCGTCCAGGGTCTCGCCATCGCTGATTCGCGCATGATCCTCTCGGGAGCTCTTCCGGCCGCCGCGCTCGCCCTGATCATCGACGGCCTGCTCGGGGCGGTCGAGCGCGGGGTGAGGCCAGGGCACCTACGGGGGAAGCGCGGGTGA